GATTATGAATCAGCAAGGAGGACAAGCGCTTACCACAATTACTGCATTAATTTCCGCCACTTGTCGAGTTGCCTTGGGGCTTTTGGTTTAGTTTGGTTTGGGTTTTCTTTTacgcttttccttttgccgttcctttttcctttttcggGGGTTGTACActggtatatgtatatatataggaATAATAATCATAAGGAGCTCCAGAGCATCTGGCCGGGGGCGTTGGTCCAGTGTTCCACTAAATTGGACACATCTGCACAGTTTTTCCTCCCACTTTGTACTTCCccaaaaaataaggaaaatcCCCCCCACTTCTTCTTGGCAGCGTGTCAATCTTGCGAGTCAAATGGCGGCACGCATGGCAAAGTTTTCCCAGCCCAAataaagagagagagaaggagagagagagctGGCTCAAATCCCCGCACGTATCCGCATTTCCACAATTCTACAATTccgcatttcccatttccacaTTGCCGGGAGTCTggcgcatttgcatttgcctcCGTACACAATTTGTATGCTTAAGTAAGCCGACTGCGTGCATGTTTCTAATGGGCGGCACAAAAGGTTAGCTTACCTGATGCTGAACACGGTAAAAAACGCGCTGGAAAAGCGGCTTTCCCGCCCGCTTTTCACCCCACCCTTCCCTCTCTCAAAACTCCAGCAACTGAAAACTCATTTCGCCTCGGGCGTGACTTTTATAGCACTTTGTTTCCGAGTAGCTGGAGCTATTCAGAAAACCAGATCCCAAACTTGCACCaaaaactgtgaaaaaaaaaagaggaaaactttCGATTCCAAAAGGTTTGAATACCCTTGTTTACCCATTGTTGTTATGACAGCTAAAACGTTGGAAGTTGCtggaaaaatacaaaataaactaGTTTTTCATTGTCGTATTCATACAGAAGATTGTTCAGTTCTGGCAATTGCTACGATTATcatttaaatatcaatataagCAAGAACTAAATATTCTGCAATGTGTTCAAATGGTTTGTAATTATACAGATTTAGTTGCTGGATGAAGTTTAGagacacacacataaataGATAGCCACAAGTTATGTTCATCTTAGGCACGTTATCACAATATCTTAGTATGCATGTAAATGACTGTCTTGCTACAAATGTAATTATCAAGATTTAATTACGATAAAGTTTATGGACTAAGTAAATTAAGGCgaaagttttattaaatagGAACTTGCTATCAGCAACTCCCTGACAACTTTTTGTTTCAATGCCATTTTCAGGATGCCCTTTTAGATCGCAAtcgcaacaaaaaaacaaaagagtgTGTGACAAATGATGGCTACATAATGAAAACCAGAGCTCGCAGCATtcgaaaaacttttcaatgaaATCGAGCAGacaaaaaatgtgtgtgtgtgtagacCTTCAAACTGACGAACTCAAGCAATTAACCTCTGTCAGGGTATAcaaatgcgaaaaatggatTTCTGCGCAGGGGCCACAAAACGATTTCAGAACTTTTGCCTTGGCAATTGCGAAATGCCAAAATGCGAAACACATTTCGGGTTCAagttgctgctgatggtgatTGTTGCCGCTGTAAATGCcactgcttttgctgctgctgctgatgttttCGAACTTATCAACACGCCGATCACCTGCGACAGTTTCCGCTCTGCCTCAGAAACATGTAGTCACCCATTGGGACAGGACCTAATTGCCCCGCACCCAGTTACATCTGCAGCTCGAGTCGAGTTCCATTCCCACAACCACCGAACCATCGAACCCTCTCAACCCATCAACCCAAACCAAGCACAATCGCAAACGCAAACCCAAAACCCCCGCTCAAGGTGAGCAGTGTAAAAACTTCCTGTGCACTCATTTAGTCCTGCTGAGCTGTTGTCCTTTATGTaagcggcagcaacatcagcagcagtggcagtggcagcaacaccaactgcgacaacagcaacagcggcagcaacaccGAAGCAACACGCCCCTTTCACCCGAACAATACACAAAATGAAACGAAAGGGAGCTGgagaataataaaaaaacgGATATAGAAATTCAATACTTTGATTCGTGCCACAAGCAAAACGAAGGAAGTGCAACCATACAAGGTAACCAAATAGCAGGACAACACGTACCACCAGCACTTGTTGGGATGTTCAGTTTACACTGCGAAAATCACAAAATCGCAAATCATGGGGTATCAAAAACAATTGCGGCTAAATGGGGGATCTCTATATTATTCAGAAGTGAGTGTGAAATAAGCATGAGAACTATAGAAAGCCTTTCATCAGCTTTCCATTAGCTTCCCATGAAATTCAGATACTTAATACTTCTCTCATAAAACGTTATCCTTCCTATTTCACTATAGTTTCCCAAAAAGAGCCGCATTCAGTTTGCTCTTACTctcaatttcatttcacaaACCTGTCATGTtcacatatattttaattgatatgAAACTTACATTATGTCCCCTGGCTTCCTTTTTCGCCGTGCAGGATATAGGGCGGTGGTGCAAGGGGTGCTGGCCGGGCAACAAGATTTCCCAACTGCAGTGGCAACTTTTGGGCAACATTGCTGCATTATACTTAGTGGTTTCCACTTGATTGATGCCATCTGTTAGCTACCCACCACCCAAAAAACGCAGAAGCGGCGGGAAACTTCGCCTCCCAACTAACGATCGACAGAAGTACAAATGTAATTGCCTAGCAAGTTACGTAGGAggactactactactactactacatCACTACTACTGCTGCTTAATAACAACATCACGCAATGTTCGCTGCGTGGGAAAGTAGTAGTAGTACTGACTTACGGTTGGCTAATTACCGACATATAGATATCCTGCGAGTGTAACTATTAGCAGTCGGCAGGCATTCGCATCCGGTTCTCGAGTGAAGGCGGTGGAAAGGAGGGCGGGAAAAAGGACACTGGGAAAGCTCTCCCCTGCAATCCTTTCCACTCACATGTCTGCCAATTATAAGCAACTAAACCGCAGATAAGAGCGGATGCTGAGGCTGCGACCGAGACCATATATCGCAGACTAACCCCAAcaaccccaaccccaaccccaTCTTAGTAGATCCCAGACCCATGCCCCATCCTCCCAGGGATGTGCTGTCAAAGCGACGTGACTAAGTGGTGAAAAATGATTTCGTGGCTACGTGTGACTCTCTCGCTGGGAATGAGCGGGCGTTAAGCGTTCACGGCTTCCTCCTGGAGAAGCACAGGTCCTGGAGATATCCTGGGAGAGCTGGTGGGATGGTGGGATGGTAGGAACTTGGGGGAACCCGAGTAGCAGCCACAGCCATCGAGAGGGTCACTTGACGAGATACCTCCAGAGGGGTGAAATAATGCTGGGAAATGGTTgggggtttgggtttgggtttgggtttgagGTGGGCTATCTTTTGGGATGGGAACTGCGAACTGGGAaatgggaactgggaactgggaactgggaactgaaTGCATGTGGAGGAAGTGTTGTGCAATCGTCAAAGGATCAACACATTCGCTCTGCCTGGCGATGAGGTCGGTTCGTGAGGGAAATTTATCAAGACTTCACGGGCAGCATCCACTGCAAGGGGAGGGAACTTAAGGAGCAGATGAAGATTTCTCCGAAAAGAAAACCCTATTCGTCTTGGGCAGAAGCGGCTTCCCTGCAGAAAGAAAACCCCGTGAGACAATAGGAAAACCTTTGAATAAAAACAGCCAATAGATTCGAACCGCATCAATTTACAATCTCTTTCTTTCAAATTCCATTTAAGTTTGCTGACCCTTAAGCAAATAGTTGATTTATGAGGGTTTGGAAATATAGGACATTTGAATATTAGGCAATATGTAGGTATCATAAGATACCTTAAGGCTTATACCTTTTAAGGTCTGTTATCTACTATCTAAGAAGGCTTTAGATACTAGCAGTTGTTCCTAGCTAAAGTCAGTCAAATATCCACCTCATAAACGTGCAGTTTGATCTGcggtttttattattcatcGTTATCGCAACACATGGTTTCCATCAGTCATCGTTCAGTGACAGGATTTGGCATTCTCTGCTTTTCATCCAAGACGGAAAGATTCCTTAGCGTATCTGTCGCCAATTCAGCGATAGCTTCCTTTATCCTGGCCAGGGAAATACCGCTGTCCTTGGATCTCCGCCCTCCTGTTGCGTGTCACGCTGTCGTCGCTGGCATCtacatccaacatccaacatcctGCATCGCCACCGCTCTCCCCAAGGACCCACTCTAGCATCCTTTAGCACCTCCATCTGCATCAgcatctccatcgcctgcgTCGCTACTCCTTTCGTCCTCcgtccttcgtccttgtcGTGGCAGTCTGGGCGTCGTTGTCTTGCTGCCAAGTAGCACTCAACGTGAGTTTGCGACGCATTGCCGCATTGTCGCTACTTCATCAGCAGCTACAGctacatccacatccacatcgacATCCACAGCTACAACTGGAGCTCCAGctgaagcagaagcagaagcagaagctgAAGCTaaaggcaaagccaaagcTTTATAGCGAAGGCATCAAGTGCAAGTATCCATGTCCTGGCTGCACTTGTGCCGCGTCTTCTTCGTCATCATCGCCACCTCCTGCGGCTCCGCAACCCACTCCTGCGACACAGAATGTTGCCAGTTGGCAACTGAGCGTCCGCAGGAAATGAATACGTGTTGAATATTTGTCGAGTTGAAGCACAAGGACATGCAGGATAACATAAAGGATGGGGCTGTCGTATCACCCACTCTCTCCACCCCCTAAGCACACAGTACATACATCGCAAACAAGCGTCGCACAGTCTGCGTAAAAATAATGACTCCATCTGAGCCAAAATACTTTGGCCAAGTAAGCAGCACTTATGGAATGATCAAACATTAATACCACAGATATAAGTaagaaacaaaatgtttttagaactataaaaaatgtttcaaaattCGTTTTATATATGGGAATTTTTGTGGTGGCACTGAAATACTTTCTATGCTTAAAGATATTACTGTCTGATTGTTTTTTGTCAGTTTTAAAGGTAAGATAGGGATAGATAATAGTGCTATTACCCCTTTTGATATAAGAGTTCTATTTGACTGCCCCCAATTGTGTCTGTTTGGCACGGAGTGTATCCATCTACGTGGATGAGCTCCATGTGTCGCTTAGCCTTGCTGGCCGGGCTAATGCGCAAACCAAATATGATATACTATACGGGAATGTATATGCTGCGGATATATGTGCGGCGCAGCATCTGCCACAGATTTGCAAGCGTTTCACAaataccaacaacaacaacagcagcagcaacagcagcagcaggggcaacaacaacaacaacaacaacaacaacatcagcagcatccCATCAGCAACAAGCTGCAAGGAGCAAAACGCCAGCTGCTGCAAATGGCACGCATGAAAATGAAAGGCCCATCGAATGGGCGCGTTCATTGagaatttatttcaataagAGAAAAGAGGAAAGAGCAAAGGGGAAGGAGGAAAAAATGAGGGGTGGGGGGTGGTAGTACGTGGAATACAAGGTACACATACATATCTTAAGGGGGCAGCACTAAAGGCCATCGGAAACTATAATCACGTATGTGCATATGTCTCGGGCAACACGAGTCCTGTGCCAGGATATCAGCGCTAAGTGCTCTTGTTGCATGCTGCACAAGTAATTAAGATTAGTGACTCAATatgcacacaaacacacaggcACACTACTACACcatacacatgcacatacacatatacatatacatacacatacacttGCAAGTGTTTGTCTGAAGACAGGATTCCTCAGACAAACAACTTAACTTGTTCTATGCCATCGTGTTCGCTTTGTTTTAGCTGCACTCTGCAAAAATGTAGCAGGAAATGCATGACATGCTCTCAGCTTAAAGCAATTTAAAGGATCTTGAAACTCAGTTTAAACTTAAAGGAAATTCTTGTACGACAGTATACCAGAATGTAGAAAAAGTGCTTAATAATAGGAAataatttagttatttatattGCTGCCTCAACTACCTCTTTAAAGCAAACAATCTACCTATTAAAATGACTTTACTTTTGATTATTTGTTGTCAAAACTGAAACATCTCTAGTCAAGCTAAGTGTAGACCACTATAAGCTTTAATTTCCATCTCCTCCAACTAATGTGCAGCTTCACTTGGCTTCTCCTGCACTTGGAATTACCAGTTTACACAGCACAGATTTGCCGAAAGCAGTTTCCTTTGTGCGAATGAGTGTTGGCTCGGTAATTCCCACAAATTGAAGAATCAACTCGGTTGCCTGATTGATGCCTAACCCTCAGCAGTTTTGACTTCTCCGGGGCTCTAATTGAATCAACTGCTGCATGGGGAGAATGCAGCCTGAGCCTCAGATATTCAAAGTATTTCCGAAAGCGGCTGCATCCTGAAAGCCATTAGTTTATggatggcaaacaaaacaaatgccagAGGGCGCTAACCTGAGCCGATCCCAATCCCTATCCCAATCCctatcccaatcccaatcctgATCCCAAACCCATTCCCCTTCCCTAAACGAGTTCCAGTCCCGAAATGAAATTCAAGATCTGGGTGCAGCACTAGAAACCAGAACCTAGAGCCTGGAACCTTGAGCGTGAAGGAACCTCAACAGAAAGCGGGGTCAGGAATCAGGaatcagctgctgctgctgttgcatcaatgcagtggaaaatggaaaatgaaataatgCCAATGTGGACAGCTGTCGGAAAATTGTTGAAAGGCGAGTGAAAAGCGGTCTGCGCTCTGCGCTCTGCTCTCCGTATGGGGTTCAGTTTGCCCTTGGGCTGTTTTTTATGCAGAGGGTTTTCGTCCTGGCATCGGCAAATCATCATTATCATGCCGAATGCAGTTTGcagcactgagaaaaataattGTGTTATGAACCCTTTTTATAGGCATACAGTTGGAAATTCCAAGCAAATGTTTGTGCTTCTTTTTAGGACAACTACCTGAAACGTTTTTTACTAAATGaaagatatataaatagttcttaaaaatagttttctaAATCCCTGGTTtctatataatatttttttgcaacatttttgcttCCAATTAAAATATAGATTTTGTTCAGTGTGTGTTTACATAGATCATCGACTGATGGCCCGTCTGCAGATCGCTGGGCGAGTCCTGCGTCCTGCATCCTTGtccttttcatttcattcTGCCTGCCCTTCGCTACCTGGACCGCACCTCAACTTCTGGGCCAGGGTTCGTGCccttccacttccacatccacatccacttcccCTTCTCCTTCGATTTGGCCGCTCATGAGGAGAGGTCTTTGAACTCCGGGACTCGCCTAACGATTTGTGGGTTTCATTCGCTTTTGTTGTCCGACTGCAACAGCTGCCAATTTTAGTGGAAGAAATGGTAGAGAATCCCTATTCCTATCCCTATCCATATAACGATCCCAGTGAGATTTCCCCCTACTACTGCAGCACAATCCCTATCGCTATCTCAACGCCCGATTCGTACGAAAGTCCGAaacaaatgtaattaaaaatacaaagttTCGAATTACCGGAATGGTAACTGGATTCTGAAATGAACTGGACACACGCGCTCGTCCAGTTTTGGGGAAGCCCCGCAAGTATATCCTCCATATCCTCCATATCCAGCATATCCTTCATATCCTGTTGCCGGATATGCTAATAAGTTGGCCCATCAAAACTGGGCAAAGTGCAATTTCGGGCGATGACGTAAACTCGCCTTTATTTCACTTCCCTCGTTGCgatgttgttattgttttccaTTCCTCACCGCTTTCCATGCACCTCAATTGTTTCATTTCCCTATTGATTCGGTTATTGGAAATACTTGGGGTTTAATCCGTCGGATTGGCGCAACATATGTCCGCGAATCAATGGGGTGTATAGTTTTAGCTATGCAGGATAATGGAAAACTTAACACGAAAGTGTTTAAACTTATAAGGAATGTAAAGTAGCAAGTCTTTAGTCATGTAAGAGGTCTGTTCATCACTGAAAAGTAATATAATATTAGGTAAATATACAGAATGAGCTCCTATCTCAGTTGATTGTTCataagcaaatttaattacacattttttgaAGATCTCTAAGTTGAAATACAAAGTTTCGGCATTAAATAATGCCATGCATCATAGGCATCATCCATCATCCACCTCAGATCATTTAGCGCAGATGATGGAGTGGCATAGTTTAGATGTAGCCATAGCACTTCTTCAtcttattaaaatatattttacttcAAAAAGAAttccaaaaaatgtatatctaGTTCAATAGTTTAAAGCTACTTAGAAGCTCTTTAACTGATTTAAACATTTCTATATAAATCTGAGCTATTTCTTATTTTAGAGCAACTTTTGTGCTATTTAactaatttaaacatttcttcGTAAAACTGAGGGGTGAGGCAAGGGGAAGTGAGGGGTAGGAGGAAAGGATCAACAGTTTCTGGTTATAGTtctacagctacagctacagctacagctgcCGTCGACGTCACTTCCGTGCCACGCGAGCGTCA
This portion of the Drosophila santomea strain STO CAGO 1482 chromosome 3L, Prin_Dsan_1.1, whole genome shotgun sequence genome encodes:
- the LOC120450215 gene encoding LOW QUALITY PROTEIN: uncharacterized protein LOC120450215 (The sequence of the model RefSeq protein was modified relative to this genomic sequence to represent the inferred CDS: deleted 2 bases in 1 codon); this encodes MPKCETHFGFKLLLMVIVAAVNATAFAAAADVFELINTPITCDSFRSASETCSHPLGQDLIAPHPVTSAASRVPFPQPPNHRTLSTHQPKPSTIANANPKPPLKVSSVKTSCALI